A segment of the Spirochaetota bacterium genome:
AAGAAATTGTGTTATATACATTATTAATACAATGAATAGACCAATTAATTGTAATGTAGAGATTGCTGCAACAGGTGAAGAGCATGCTAAAGGACTGATGGGAAGATCAGAAATATGTGATAATTGCGGGATGCTATTTGTTTTTGATGATGAGGATTATAGAACATTCTGGATGAAAAATACAAAGATACCTTTAAGTATTGCTTTCATAGATAAAAATGGTATAATAAATGATATTCAGGATATGAAACCATATCAAACCTACCCAACATATTCATCAAAATACCCTGCTAAATTTGCTCTGGAAGTAAATCAAGGTTGGTTTAAAAAAAATTTTATTACAACCGGATCAAAAGTAATATCAAATGGATGCATCAGTAAATAGAATCCCCATTTCTGA
Coding sequences within it:
- a CDS encoding DUF192 domain-containing protein; translated protein: MNFKAINKNRIMKMVKKRSIFVLILINAMTFVIVQKYYFNEKLVGYAQNKRNCVIYIINTMNRPINCNVEIAATGEEHAKGLMGRSEICDNCGMLFVFDDEDYRTFWMKNTKIPLSIAFIDKNGIINDIQDMKPYQTYPTYSSKYPAKFALEVNQGWFKKNFITTGSKVISNGCISK